The region GAGTGTGATGGGAGTGTATAGCCAAGTATTTCTCAATATTAAATTACGTTGTGGGTAGAGATTTTTTTGgggagtaattctattagtacatcaagtgtccatcaaaaaataaggtgacttttaaaatcaccattgggcgtgcaattgatcaaatgatgattttgatctaatggtgattttaaaagtcacctcattttttgatggacatTTAATGTACTAAAAGAATTACTCTTTTTTGGGCCTTGTAATGAGTATTGAACAgccaaaattttaatcaaaatttaaaaagacaacaattttgcatcccaaaaagtaagaaaatcaatttttaaataaaaatataatattaatttttttaaaaaaaaaaatgcatcactTAACCTTGTTGTCTTAGACATCAAAATGTATCGAGCCGACCCTGGGTATAAGAACTGGCATTAACCATTCTCGTTAGAAAATAATGGAAGAAGaataagagaataataaatagtatttatcctaatgaaattgacttcttttttaaaaaaataaaataaaataaaaaaatccttgaAGGGCATATCTTTAGGATTTTCAATAACCAAGGCTTGCATCCTTATACCCAACATCATGCTGGGATCTGaaaatcaaattcttttaaacACAAAATCTTAAGGTTAGGTCTTGTAcgtggaatgactattccattaagaaaattaatagcttttattaaaaacagaAGAAGGTAGAATGAAATAGCTTTGGAATAGGTATTCATACTTGGGCAAtgggaatggctattccaagtGTTATAGGCTTAGTCCCCAcggggtagttcaatcggctggagaccacgccttATGAAACAGAGGTcgctagttcgaatcccccctccccatcttgtgtggacatgtcaaaaaaaaaaaaaaaaaaagtgttatagGCTTAGGAATAGTTATTACCAGGAATAAAAGAGAGTGGAATTGAATGACTAttcatattctttatttattttattttttttgaacaaatcaGGATACTatttcattgaaaaaactaaCCCCAAATTATGGTCTAGGGACCACCAATTCCCTAGTTacaataaccaaaataaaaggAGGAATATCCTCCAACCAAACATTATCAAGCTTAAGAGAAATCGCATGTCGTGCAAGGGCATGAGCTACCCCATTAGCTTCTTTATAAGCATGTGCAAAAGTTGAATATCTCAATCCGACACTTTCCTGTTGAAAACTCTCTACATAATGGCCTATTCGGCTAGCATAAGGGGGTTTTGAATTCATTTCTCAAACTACTTGCAGAGCATCTCCTTCAAAAATCACATCAAGAAAACCCACCTTCTTACAAAACAAGACCGCATGAATGGCCGCCATCGCTTCTGTTGTCTTTGCATCTACTGCCATAGGAAAATACATACTTTTTGCACCCAAGAAATGGCCCCCACAGTACCTAACAACAATGCCAATGCCAACACAACCCTTTTTTATATTAGTTTTTGCGTCCCAATTAACCTTTATCAAATCCGATGGAGGGGGCTGCCATACCTTGGTTGCAGAGGGCCTATCTTCTTCCTGAAGGGAGATCCCAAGCTGCCCCTCATGTTGACATAAGGTAAATTCCTGTAAATTCTCAGCAGCACAAGAAAATACCTTTCCAGGAGGTGTGAACAAACCTTCAAATACTAAAGTATTTCTTCTCAACCATATTCTTCTAGCCAAAACAGCCATTAAATCCATTTCTTCACCCTTGAACCTGCCCATAAAACCCTCAATTATTTTCATGAAAGTAGCTCCCTAGGAATAGGACTTTTGAAAGATTTTCGGCCCACATCCCCAAACATCCCTTGAGGCTGGGCATGACCACAGAGCATGAATAGTAGTTTCTTCCCCCAAATTGCAGCAAAGGCAGAAGGAAGTCTCCATCACCTTCCTTTTAAACAGATTGACCCTAGTTGGCAGAATATCATGACATGCACGCGACATGAAGACCTTCACAGTGTTTGGGACTTTAAGCTTCCAGATCGCACGCCAACTATCTGCCTCCTTACCAGAGTTTGAGCATGCTCCCAACGATCGCTGATGGAGTTCTTTCCCTAGGCGATATGCACTGCGCACTAAGAATAGGCCATTAGAAGTTCCCTGCCACACCAAACTGTCAGGAGGGAGAGACGGGCTGATTGGAATATTTGATATAACCCGAGCTTCCTCTCCATTGAAAAGAACCGATAATAAGTCCAAATTCCACTGTTTAGTATCCAAATCAATAGGCAAGATACAATAGAATTAAAGGGTAGCATCCTCGGGGTTGTTTGCACCGAAAGAGAGCCTTATTGAAATAGAGAGATCTCTAAACCCGAGCCCTCCCACAGATTTTGCAGTCCCCATTTTCTCCCAACTCATCCAGTGAATTTTTGAGAACTTTGCCATGTTACTCCACCAGAAATCCTGCATCATACAATTAAGATCTCTACAAAGGGTTTGAGAGAGAAGAAACACACTCATACTATTTGTTGGAATGGCCTAGACCACAGCTTTAAGCAAAATTTCCTTCCTAGCTTGAGATAAGAATTTAATCTTCCAGTTGCTCAGTTTCTTCTCAACTCTTGACTTTATTGAATTGAAAGCTTGCAGTTTGGATTTATCAATCAAAGATGGTAATCCTAAATAAGCATTGTATCGTGTTGCCTTGGAGAGCCCTGATAAGTTGAGGATTTCCTGCCTCTTTTCTGCACTTGTATTTATACTAAAAAACATTGCTGTTTTCTGGAAGTTTAATTTCTGACCCGAACCCTCCTCATACGTATCCAAAATACACAGCACCCTCCTCCATTCCACAAAATTGGCTTTGCAAAAAATCATACTATCGTCTGCAAAGAATAAATGATTGAGCTTAGGACTCTTTGGAGATGTTGAAACCCCTGTAATAGTGCCCACTTGCTCAGCATGATTGAGGAGGGAACTCAGCGCCTCGCGTAGGCTGAATACTCCCCACCGGGTTTCCATTAACTATCACCGAATATCACATAGGTCATTATCAATTTTATCCACCTGGGAGAGAATCCCAACTTTGTCATAATTGCTTCAAGAAAACACCATTCCACACGATCATATGCTTTGCTCATATCAAGTTTGAGCCTTATAAATCCCACCTTGCCCCGCATCCTTGTCTGCATTGAGTGCATTGTTTCAAAAGCAGCTAGTATATTGTCAGTGATTAACCTACTAGGAATAAAAGCACTTTGTGTGCTAGAAATGATATAAGGTAACACTGCTTTCAGCCTATTAGCAAGGATTTTAGAGATAAGTTTATATAAAACATTACATAAACTAATCGGACGAAAATCAATTACACATGCAAGGGAATTCACTTTTGGAAGATTAATACTCGGGTCCATCTCTCCGGTGTTcaagaaatgaagaacaacagcACTAACCTCCTCATTGACAGTAGACCagttttgttgatagaaaacaGCAGGGAAATCGTCCGGGCCAGGGGCGTTAAGCGGAGCCATTTGTTGTAGCACTTGGCCAATGTCTTCCATAGTAAATTCAGCTAATAACTCATTATTCATTAAAGGGGTTACCTTCCATTCCACATGTCGAATACAAGCTGCCACCCGCAAATTATCCCATGCCGTGAAAATACTCTGAAAATAACCCACAAAAGCATCCTCCACAACCCTCTGAGAAGTACACATATGGCCATCGTTGTCCATAATCTAGGATATGTGGTTGCCCCTACTTCTCTGGTTTGCACATGCATGGAAGAATTTAGCGTTTCTGTCCCCTTCTTTTAGCCAGTTGATTTTCTCCCTTTGCCTCCACTTTACATCTTCCTGTTCCAGCAGAGATTGAATATCCTTTTGGAGCTCCCTTTCCTGAACACACAGCTCCGGATTTGACAACTGTTGGAGAGAATGTAGCTCCTGCGTTTTACCTTGTATTTTGTGCTCCTCCTTTTTAGCTGATTTTCGAACCCAAACTTGGAGGGACTTCCTGCATCTTGATAACTTCCGATTTACTGTATCCCAAAAATTCCTTTTTGGGACCTTTAtccattcttttttaataatggtCTTTGGATGCTCATTTTTCACACAGGCAGCTTCAATCCAGAATTGTCTCCGCTTTGTCCACAGAACCTCCGTTgaattagaaaaagaaacaaatagtGGGATGTGGTCCAAAGAACAGCAGGGAAGCACCTGCACCTCCATAACATCAAAAAGATTGCACCAACCCGGATTGGCTACTGCCCTGTCAAGCCGTTCCAGAGTGTTCCCCGCCCCCGAACGACCATTATTCCATGTAAATTTTTGCCCCGAGAAACCCAAGTCCCCCAGTTGACTGTCAGATAAAGTGTTTCGAAAATCATTCATCTGTCTGCTTGGGTGAACTGAGCAAGATGTTTTTTCCCCCGGCCCTGTGATCTCATTGAAATCTCCAACTACTAACCAGGGCCATGGTGCAAGTCTTGCCACATGACGCAACAGGGACCAAGCTTTTGGACGTTTGATAGCCTCAGGGTGCCCGTAGAAACCTGTGAACTTCTAACAAGGCCCATTGTTGCTGAAACAAACCTCAGGATTAACATGTCTACAACTATAATTCTGGATTGAGACTTGGATGTTATTCTTCCATAGGAGGATAAGCCCTCCACTACGTCCCTTACaattaacaacaaagtaattaTCAAAACCCAAAACGTACCTTAAAAAAACCAGCTTTCCTCTGAGTCAATTTGGTTTCCATGAGAAAAACCAAATTGGGCAACTTTTCCTTCACCAAACGGCAAAGCACTCAAACTGCTAGGGGGTTGCCAAGCCCCCAGCAGTTCCAACTCAAGATACTCATTTATGCTGGCGGGGCTGGATGCCAGCCACCGCCTTTCCACCCTGAACCGAGCCATCATCTTCTCGGAGCTTCTTAGAATGGGCAACTCTGGGCCTCCCCCATCATCTCCCTCCATAACACATGTTCCGTCAAGGCCTACTCCTAGAGCAGAGGAACTACGGGACCTGGCAAGTTTCTTCCAGTTGGTTCTAGTCAAACGTTCCACCCCAGTTTGCTGTCCATGAGGACTAGAGAGAACATACTGGATGGGCATCTCTGTAGAGGAGCTTGACGTCACTATTGGAGATAATCCTCTGGAAGTCTCTGGACTTTTTGAGATAACATGCTCTGAGACACATTGAAAGTAGGAGTTTGAATTGGGTCCTTTCACCAACTGGACCTCCTGTGGATCCAAACTCTGCCAAACCATCCGGCCCAATGTCTCGTCCCAGCTCCCTACATATTTCTGAGGTAAATTCCCCTTCATACCCTTCAACGAATCTGACACATGAAAATCCAATCGTGCGTTATAATTGGAATTAAGAttccctcaaattctttgtctgaattctatcaaattcgggcaggtagttgtgagtgagcatttatgagacctacctgaccaaataaaagttgggctgcccaactgcttatccggtcaggtgaatctcataaatgcttactcacaacaacctgcccgaattgtatcaaattcggacaaaaaaATTGAGAGCATCCTGACCCTTATAATGAATTGCATGTTCCTAAGTTATAGGAATTGCACAATCATTACATACGTTTCCTTCCGCGAACTCTTCCGTTTCTTTCCCCTTCTTCATTACCGAATCCTCCTCATAAATGCCATCCCGCACTTCACGGTGGGTTTCCAAAAGAGGTGTAACAGTCTTCATCGTCCCAAAGCTAGGGTTAGGGCTTACGTTAGCACCGTCGTCCTGGCTACCATTTGACTGAGAAGCTGGTTCCGGGCTACCCGACTGACCATTGCTATCGGACCCCTGCTCCCTTGGACGCCAGCCGCTACCTGAGTGCATACCACCAACACCATTTTTGTACTCACTCGAGTTCTTTGTAATTAGGGTTCCTGCATCGTGGGGGGACCGCCTCGACTGGAAAACGCCATTATAGGCACCTTCCCATTCTTTCCCAGACCTTGGAAAACCACGTCGAATAGGAAAGACAACTCTAAACCACGGTCCAAACGGCAATTCAATATTTGGAATTGAGTCCCGTCGTTTCCCTTCGCCATTGCTACTCTGCTGGCCATGCAAAATTACCCCACACTGGTAGCAATATTTGGATAGCTTTTCATATTTGAAAGCTATCCAAATCCGTTTATAACATATAACATTCAGCCTCTCGCCAATGGTTTTGTCAACTCCACCGGGATTTTAACCCTGATATACTCACCCCACCCTAGCTCATTGTCCTGCACATCAACATCCTCCACCACACCAATAAAGGCTCCAATTTTTCTCCCAACCTCCTTCCCCATGCACGCCAATGGCAAGTTATACATGCGAACCCAAAAGGAGACATGGTCAAAAGTCATGGCCGCTGGTAGTGTTAACTCGTCAAAATCAGCCAAGGAAATTAAACTCTCATCAAAGATCCAAGGATTACCCTCCATTATTCGGATCTTATGACCTTCTTCAGTGAACTCTGCAATAAAAAGAATATCGCCGATAACCTGGAACGAAACTGATCCCACCGGTTGCCAGATCTTGATTATAGGAGCCCTATTCCTTTGGGACAATGCGTTCCGCCAAAATCTTGCCCACCAAACAGACTTTTCAACGATGAACCATAGGTTCAATCTCAGCCACGTCTAGCGACACCCCTGCATTCTCATCATTGTTAAGAGAAAACTTCCCCCACCTCTTCGTTAACTCTTCCTCCATTGCTAGCCTGTTCCCGTATGCAACAAAACTCCCCCCAAAATCTCCACCAATGTCTTCAAGCCCCAAAAACAAGGACTAAAGGCCAACAGCTTCACCCCCCTAGGTTTTTAGAGAGAAAAACACTTAGGAGGAAGGAAATTACTAAAATCAGTAcccatattattatttaaaaaaaaaaaaaaaaaaaaaaaaaaaaaaaaaaactcaaattataaattaaaaaaaaaattgaaaactggtGGGTGGCTGCAACCACCCCTGGAGACCAGAGTGGTCTCCGAAGGTGGCCGTAGCCACCCCCAAATACTCATCAGCCACCCTCGAGAGACCTTGGGAGTGGTCACACTACTCCTGCCGCCATATGTGGCTGGCCGTtagggtggtcggccagccattGTAAagggggtttagggttttggtttttggttttttcactcttttttccttctttttttaaaaaaaaaaaaaaattgaaagaaaataaaaaaaaagagtggttttttttttttttttaaatgtaatttattcccattggaataactattcctctcattttttagaagaatatgTATTCTTCTTCGTAAGAGAATAGCTATCCaataagaataactattcaaATTAATAGACTCTTACCAAACAATAGGAATAATAATTCCATTCAATGGGTCTATTCTACAAACTAAACGAAGCCTTAGAGCTttatcatatactctaacaccaatattattcaattcaacattttttcattcctaataaaaattccattataaaaaatgaattacTCATTCCGCTCTCAAACGCATCCTAGTTAAATGGAAAACAGGATAATTGTCACTTCTTCAGTTAAATGGAGAACAATGCGGAAGGACCTATATGTAAAATGGCCCAAACTTggatatttaattaattatcaaaatatgaAATCTGAAGTTTGGGTCCTTATTTGTCAATGACCAAAATTCATAGGGGTATTAGGTAtaggatcatttctctttctttttcacatttAAGCGATCTTTTCGTAAAATATAAAATCTCTCTCTTCACGCGTGCGCCTGCCTGTTTTTTAGTTCTCTAAAGTACTAATGTCTGTTTTAATTTACTATTTTAGAAAGTGAGATAtgaaaatggtgattttaaaatgtgtaatttgaataagtgatttttaaaaatgtagttaagcatttgataaaatcgtagtttgaccgttaaaatcgcaggttagcctttaaaattctgtattttcaaaaaagcattcaattgtctacgatttgaaaaaaaaaaaaaaaaaacagttttcttcgtttttaaatcgtaatttttaaaaaacgcaatttccaaacggttcatttattgcgatttagtttaaaatcgcacattttgtctacgaaatcacaatctcaaacgcaccctaagtctGATAGagtaatatgttattatttatctcaaaaatttaagtagacaaaaaattgtgaatttaattatttgaaaaattacaTCATTGATCCATGTgattagcctaaattacaaatcattctctatggtataaaaaataattataaagtcTTTGTCGtaggcaaaaataacaaattacttCCTTAAGTCATTTTTCGTCCACAAACTTAACAAAAACCATTATGTTGCCACGTCAGTCAAATAAAAACGTAGCATATGTCgctctcaataaaaaatatatattaatatattaaaaatttcaaatttcaaattttgtttaaaagaaaaaaaaatgaaaaaggaaaaataaggcCTCGCTTGGTTtgcggaatagctattccattaggaaaaagAATAGTCATTCCTAGGAATAGGAGGTGgcggaatggaataactattcataaTCTTTAGTGTGGTAAGAATACATAGATTTTAATTagaatttaatcaaaattacttaaaaaaccccgcatttttttaaaaaaaaaaaaattgaaaagaaaatcaaattattaaaaaaacaaaacaaacaaaaaaaaaaaaaaaaaaaaaaaaaaaaaaaaaagaagaaaacccatgggtggccgaccacccattggggtggttggCTGCCCACCGATTcgctttgggggtggccgaatcgGGGGTggcaggccacccccaaaatactcgtcgggggtggctgtggccacccccaaaagcgctgggggtggtcgcaccacccccggaacGCCTCGGGGTCCATCACGAGGCGACCACGAGGCGTTTCGGGGGTGGCGCAACCACCCCCGTCTCCATATACTAGCTGGCTGGCCAACCAGTTAAgggtttggttttggtttttggttttttttttaaaaaaataaaatataaaataaatagttttttaaaaaaaatattgcatttatcccaaggaatagctattcctctcattttttagtggaataggtattcctcttcgtaaaggaatacctattccaaggaatagacccctaccaaacaaaagaatgactattctataGAAATAGTAATTCCATACCAGGGgtctattccgcgaaccaaacaaGGCTTAAGGGTTTGAAGGGTTGCTCCCACTGAGGGCGGCCTATACGAAtcaccctagaggtggccggCTCCTTCTCTAGGGTGGCTCGCCGCCACCCCCATCTAGGACggctcgcaagccaccccagAGCAAGGGGTTGGTGGTGAGCCACCCTTGGCCTATAGCGGTGGCTTGCAATGGGACTGGGGCTAGCGTACGACCACCCCCAGCCCATAAGGGAGGcagcgagccaccccagaggttgTTGCCAAAACCcctatttttcattctttttaaaaaaaacaaaataaaataaaatttgaagtttttaatttttaatatattaattttttttattgaggaTGACACATATCATGTTTTTATTGAATTGACGTAGCAACCTAACGATTTCTGTTAAATTTATAGATAGAAAACGACTTCAAGGAATAGTTTGTAATTTTCACCTAC is a window of Alnus glutinosa chromosome 4, dhAlnGlut1.1, whole genome shotgun sequence DNA encoding:
- the LOC133866306 gene encoding uncharacterized protein LOC133866306, with protein sequence MNDFRNTLSDSQLGDLGFSGQKFTWNNGRSGAGNTLERLDRAVANPGWCNLFDVMEVQVLPCCSLDHIPLFVSFSNSTEVLWTKRRQFWIEAACVKNEHPKTIIKKEWIKVPKRNFWDTVNRKLSRCRKSLQVWVRKSAKKEEHKIQGKTQELHSLQQLSNPELCVQERELQKDIQSLLEQEDVKWRQREKINWLKEGDRNAKFFHACANQRSRGNHIS